Proteins from one Thermobifida alba genomic window:
- a CDS encoding metallophosphoesterase family protein, producing the protein MQNNITAGAAPTIRAAYAAAPHAELTVHAGDLVDNANSDSERAEWYDAVGAVSSSMNHITAPGNHEYSGWNLSSFWNRPFPGAGNGPGDDGLDDTVDHTDYQGVRFVVLNSNHRNAPRSDTTDWLEDQGHWLERVLSDNPNRWTVVTFHHPVFANSPGRDNGPLRSEWLDILEEYDVDLVLQGHGHSYGRGTPVADRTADPAVQTGPVHVVSVTGPTMDDVSDRNWTANGAEARVQVGNTQTYQVVEVDGGELSYESRTLDGTLVDAFTITKDADGGKRVTDGRWARPGPGRARGARRARDRRGTAGGRGPRIAAPRPPPRLGRGRRLTRR; encoded by the coding sequence GTGCAGAACAACATCACGGCGGGCGCCGCCCCCACCATCCGGGCCGCCTACGCCGCCGCGCCCCACGCCGAACTCACCGTGCACGCGGGCGACCTGGTCGACAACGCCAACTCCGACTCCGAACGGGCCGAGTGGTACGACGCCGTCGGAGCCGTGTCCTCCTCGATGAACCACATCACGGCCCCCGGCAACCACGAGTACAGCGGCTGGAACCTGTCGAGCTTCTGGAACCGGCCGTTCCCCGGCGCGGGCAACGGCCCCGGTGACGACGGCCTCGACGACACCGTCGACCACACCGACTACCAGGGCGTGCGCTTCGTGGTGCTGAACAGCAACCACCGCAACGCGCCCCGGTCCGACACCACCGACTGGCTGGAGGACCAGGGGCACTGGCTGGAGCGGGTGCTGTCCGACAACCCCAACCGGTGGACGGTGGTCACCTTCCACCACCCGGTGTTCGCCAACTCCCCCGGCCGCGACAACGGGCCGCTGCGCTCGGAGTGGCTGGACATCCTGGAGGAGTACGACGTCGACCTGGTGCTCCAGGGCCACGGCCACTCCTACGGCCGCGGCACCCCGGTCGCCGACCGCACCGCCGACCCGGCCGTGCAGACCGGACCGGTCCACGTGGTGTCGGTGACCGGGCCGACGATGGACGACGTGTCCGACCGCAACTGGACCGCCAACGGGGCCGAGGCCCGCGTCCAGGTCGGCAACACCCAGACCTACCAGGTCGTCGAGGTGGACGGCGGTGAGCTGAGCTACGAGTCGCGCACCCTGGACGGAACCCTGGTGGACGCGTTCACCATCACCAAGGACGCCGACGGGGGCAAGCGGGTCACCGACGGGCGCTGGGCCCGCCCCGGGCCCGGCCGGGCCCGGGGCGCCCGCCGTGCCCGGGACCGGCGGGGCACGGCGGGTGGGCGCGGCCCGCGGATCGCGGCGCCGCGCCCGCCACCCCGACTCGGCCGCGGCCGGCGGCTCACACGTCGGTGA
- a CDS encoding LLM class F420-dependent oxidoreductase — protein sequence MQISMPLNYSGDIKKTVDLVVELEKVGLDTVWVAELYGFDAVSLMGYLAARTERVQIGSAILPLYSRTPTLIAQTAAGLDYLSGGRAVLGLGASGPQVIEGWHGVPYTKPLARTREVIEICRKVWARRGPLTHEGSVFSLPLPPGEGTGLGKPLKIINHPVRDRIPVFVASLGAKNVEMTAEVADGWLPHLFIPEKAADVWGGALAAGRAKRSPELGELQIAAGGMIAIGEGEETKRLLDFARPMIALYVGGMGARGKNFYNSVARRYGYEEAAEKIQDLYLSGKKEEAAAAVPEEMVELTNLVGPESYVRERIEAFREAGVTHLNLTPFADDPVALIEKVRSWV from the coding sequence ATGCAGATCTCCATGCCGTTGAACTACTCGGGGGACATCAAGAAGACCGTCGACCTGGTGGTCGAACTGGAGAAGGTCGGCCTGGACACCGTGTGGGTGGCCGAACTCTACGGCTTCGACGCCGTCTCCCTGATGGGCTACCTCGCCGCCCGCACCGAACGGGTGCAGATCGGCTCGGCGATCCTGCCGCTGTACTCCCGCACCCCCACCCTGATCGCGCAGACCGCCGCGGGCCTGGACTACCTCTCCGGCGGCCGCGCCGTCCTCGGTCTGGGCGCCAGCGGCCCGCAGGTCATCGAGGGCTGGCACGGCGTGCCCTACACCAAGCCGCTCGCCCGCACCAGGGAGGTCATCGAGATCTGCCGCAAGGTGTGGGCGCGCCGGGGCCCGCTCACCCACGAGGGGTCGGTCTTCTCCCTGCCGCTGCCCCCGGGGGAGGGCACCGGCCTGGGCAAGCCGCTCAAGATCATCAACCACCCGGTGCGCGACCGCATCCCGGTCTTCGTGGCCTCCCTGGGGGCCAAGAACGTCGAGATGACCGCCGAGGTCGCCGACGGCTGGCTGCCCCACCTGTTCATCCCGGAGAAGGCCGCCGACGTCTGGGGCGGCGCGCTCGCCGCGGGCCGCGCCAAGCGCTCCCCCGAACTGGGCGAACTCCAGATCGCGGCGGGCGGCATGATCGCGATCGGCGAGGGCGAGGAGACCAAGCGGCTGCTGGACTTCGCCCGCCCCATGATCGCGCTGTACGTCGGCGGCATGGGCGCCAGGGGCAAGAACTTCTACAACTCGGTGGCCCGGCGCTACGGCTACGAGGAGGCCGCCGAGAAGATCCAGGACCTCTACCTGTCCGGGAAGAAGGAGGAGGCCGCCGCCGCGGTGCCCGAGGAGATGGTGGAGCTGACCAACCTGGTCGGCCCCGAGTCCTACGTCCGCGAACGCATCGAGGCCTTCCGCGAGGCCGGGGTCACCCACCTCAACCTGACCCCCTTCGCCGACGACCCGGTCGCGCTGATCGAGAAGGTCAGAAGCTGGGTGTGA
- the panB gene encoding 3-methyl-2-oxobutanoate hydroxymethyltransferase, with protein MNPNTPAPALYGGASNRRVTVHDLASAKQRGERWPMLTAYDALTARIFDEAGIPVLLVGDSAAMVVFGHDSTIPVTVDDLVPLTAAVARAAKRALVVADLPFGSYQAGPEQALASAARLMKEGGAQAVKLEGGHRVTPQVEALVAAGVPVMGHIGLTPQSVNTLGGYRVQGRGHEAAEALLSDAKELERAGAFSVVLECVPARLGAEITRQLTIPTIGIGAGPDTDAQVLVWQDMAGLSPKVAKFVKPYANLAAELRDAATSFADEVVSGAFPDEQHSYA; from the coding sequence GCCCTGTACGGTGGCGCCTCGAACCGCCGTGTCACCGTCCACGACCTGGCCTCGGCCAAGCAGCGCGGCGAACGCTGGCCGATGCTCACCGCCTACGACGCGCTGACGGCGCGGATCTTCGACGAGGCGGGCATCCCGGTACTGCTGGTGGGCGACTCCGCCGCCATGGTCGTCTTCGGCCACGACTCCACCATCCCGGTCACCGTCGACGACCTGGTGCCGCTGACCGCCGCGGTGGCGCGGGCGGCCAAGCGGGCGCTGGTCGTGGCCGACCTGCCCTTCGGCTCCTACCAGGCCGGTCCCGAGCAGGCGCTGGCCTCGGCCGCCCGCCTGATGAAGGAGGGCGGGGCCCAGGCCGTCAAGCTGGAGGGCGGCCACCGGGTCACCCCCCAGGTGGAGGCGCTGGTCGCGGCCGGCGTGCCGGTGATGGGCCACATCGGGCTGACCCCGCAGTCGGTCAACACCCTGGGCGGCTACCGCGTGCAGGGGCGCGGCCACGAGGCGGCCGAGGCCCTGCTGTCCGACGCCAAGGAACTGGAGCGGGCAGGCGCCTTCTCGGTGGTCCTGGAGTGCGTCCCGGCCCGGCTGGGCGCGGAGATCACCCGGCAGCTGACCATTCCGACCATCGGGATCGGCGCGGGTCCGGACACCGACGCGCAGGTGCTGGTGTGGCAGGACATGGCCGGGCTGTCGCCGAAGGTGGCCAAGTTCGTCAAGCCCTACGCCAACCTCGCCGCCGAGCTGCGGGACGCCGCGACGAGCTTCGCCGACGAGGTGGTGTCCGGGGCGTTCCCGGACGAGCAGCACTCCTACGCCTGA
- the npdG gene encoding NADPH-dependent F420 reductase, with amino-acid sequence MTQQSSPHDLPDVSGLSIAVLGGTGDQGRGLARRFAMAGHEVILGSRNAERAQAVAAELGADLPVRGADNAAAAEAGDVVIVAVPWDGHRALLESLRDVLAGKIVIDCVNPLGFDKRGAYALPVEEGSAAEQAAAILSDSRVVGAFHHVSAVVLLDPEVAEVDLDVLVLGDDREATDTVRALASRIPGVRGIYGGRLRNAHQVEAFTANLISINRRYKAHAGIRITDV; translated from the coding sequence ATGACACAACAGAGTTCACCGCACGATCTGCCCGACGTGTCCGGACTGTCCATCGCCGTGCTGGGCGGCACCGGCGACCAGGGACGCGGACTGGCCCGCCGGTTCGCGATGGCCGGCCACGAGGTCATCCTCGGCTCCCGCAACGCCGAACGGGCCCAGGCCGTCGCCGCGGAGCTCGGCGCGGACCTGCCGGTGCGGGGCGCGGACAACGCGGCCGCGGCCGAGGCCGGAGACGTCGTCATCGTCGCGGTCCCCTGGGACGGCCACCGCGCCCTGCTGGAGTCGCTGCGGGACGTCCTGGCCGGCAAGATCGTCATCGACTGCGTCAACCCGCTGGGCTTCGACAAGCGCGGCGCCTACGCGCTGCCGGTCGAGGAGGGCAGCGCCGCCGAGCAGGCCGCCGCGATCCTGTCGGACAGCCGGGTCGTGGGCGCCTTCCACCACGTCTCCGCCGTGGTCCTGCTCGACCCCGAGGTCGCCGAGGTGGACCTGGACGTGCTGGTGCTCGGCGACGACCGGGAGGCCACCGACACCGTGCGCGCCCTGGCCTCCCGCATCCCCGGGGTGCGCGGGATCTACGGCGGGCGGCTGCGCAACGCCCACCAGGTGGAGGCGTTCACCGCCAACCTGATCTCGATCAACCGCCGCTACAAGGCGCACGCGGGCATCCGCATCACCGACGTGTGA